A window from Akkermansia muciniphila encodes these proteins:
- a CDS encoding RDD family protein, giving the protein MDIYWIQDHEKKGPLPEVEVISMLEAGLIPENARAWHAGCVEWVRIHDLPVLKEMFTIRAEEEERRKAGEDALEDEAAEISVAEPVDGESVTEEEAEKDQEEDVVMVVPYPYVRFLGRMADVMMHMTLYLAVLRILGLGFSPDFLPGSYEALLYLCLPMVLIETAFLGTLGTTPGKAMLGVSVRDYRGSRLPFSTAFRRSLFVMVLGLGCFAPSLMVLALFFSWWWVRRFGFTPWDRKLGTTDVLNDSLTLRKVVMALVLIILCLQIMYVLLIPWLPEMEAYVSASGQM; this is encoded by the coding sequence ATGGATATTTACTGGATTCAGGATCATGAAAAGAAGGGGCCCCTGCCGGAAGTGGAGGTCATCTCCATGCTGGAGGCGGGCCTCATTCCGGAAAACGCCCGGGCGTGGCACGCCGGCTGCGTGGAATGGGTGCGCATCCATGACCTCCCGGTGCTGAAGGAAATGTTCACCATCCGGGCGGAAGAGGAGGAACGGCGGAAGGCCGGGGAAGATGCTCTGGAGGATGAGGCCGCGGAAATCTCCGTAGCGGAACCCGTAGACGGGGAATCCGTGACGGAAGAAGAAGCGGAAAAGGACCAGGAGGAGGACGTGGTGATGGTGGTCCCGTACCCGTACGTGCGTTTTCTGGGAAGAATGGCGGATGTAATGATGCACATGACGCTGTATCTGGCCGTGCTCAGGATACTGGGCCTGGGCTTTAGCCCCGATTTTCTTCCCGGCTCCTATGAAGCCCTTCTTTACCTCTGTCTGCCGATGGTGCTCATTGAAACCGCCTTTCTGGGAACGCTGGGCACCACGCCGGGGAAAGCCATGCTGGGCGTCTCCGTCAGGGATTACCGCGGGAGCCGGCTCCCCTTCTCCACGGCGTTCAGGCGCTCCCTGTTCGTCATGGTGCTGGGACTGGGCTGTTTTGCCCCCTCCCTGATGGTGCTGGCCCTGTTCTTCTCCTGGTGGTGGGTGCGCCGCTTCGGCTTTACCCCATGGGACAGGAAACTGGGCACTACGGACGTTCTGAATGACTCCCTCACCCTCCGCAAGGTGGTAATGGCGCTGGTGCTCATCATCCTGTGTCTTCAGATCATGTACGTGCTGCTTATTCCGTGGCTTCCGGAGATGGAGGCGTACGTCAGCGCCTCCGGACAAATGTGA